In Chromatiales bacterium, one DNA window encodes the following:
- a CDS encoding transposase, translating to GVTSSRRIERLCRENIVFMALGADLQPDHSTIADFISRSPETIGGLFTQIVMTCDKLGLIGKEMFAIDGCKLPSNASKQWSGTHEAELKGSEPF from the coding sequence AAGGGGTGACCAGCAGCCGGCGCATCGAGCGGCTGTGCCGCGAGAACATCGTGTTCATGGCGCTCGGCGCCGATCTGCAACCCGACCACAGCACGATTGCCGATTTCATCTCGCGCTCGCCTGAAACCATCGGCGGGCTGTTCACCCAGATCGTCATGACCTGCGACAAGCTGGGCCTGATCGGCAAGGAGATGTTCGCCATCGACGGCTGCAAGCTGCCCTCCAATGCCTCGAAGCAGTGGAGCGGCACACAC